The Corynebacterium suranareeae genome window below encodes:
- a CDS encoding ATP synthase F0 subunit C — MNEIILAQDATESSITGLGAVGYGIATIGPGLGIGILVGKALEGMARQPEMAGQLRTTMFLGIAFVEALALIGLVAGFLF, encoded by the coding sequence ATGAACGAGATCATCCTGGCACAGGACGCAACCGAGTCCTCCATCACCGGCCTTGGCGCTGTCGGCTACGGCATCGCAACCATCGGACCTGGCCTCGGCATCGGCATCCTGGTTGGTAAGGCTCTCGAGGGTATGGCACGTCAGCCTGAGATGGCTGGACAGCTCCGTACCACCATGTTCCTGGGCATCGCCTTCGTTGAGGCCCTGGCACTGATCGGCCTTGTTGCTGGCTTCCTGTTCTAA
- the atpB gene encoding F0F1 ATP synthase subunit A translates to MKGEFHAPDLDKEFFPGHVTDNGEVVNMLFTDFANGWFAMDRIVLIRLLMAAIVVVFFLWAMRKPKLVPHGVQNFAEYALDFVRIHIAEDILGKKEGRRFLPILTTIFFAALLMNLATIIPGLNISSNSRIAFPIVMAVAGYIAFIYAGSKRYGFFKYVKSSVVIPNIPPALHILVVPIEFFSTFILRPVTLALRLMANFLAGHIILVLLFSATNFFFFQFNGWTAMSGVTILMAVLFTVYELIVIFLQAYIFALLVAVYIELSLHADSH, encoded by the coding sequence ATGAAGGGCGAATTTCACGCCCCCGATTTGGACAAAGAATTTTTCCCGGGGCACGTAACCGATAATGGTGAAGTCGTGAACATGCTGTTCACCGATTTCGCTAATGGTTGGTTCGCAATGGACCGCATCGTATTGATTCGTCTTCTCATGGCGGCAATCGTTGTGGTCTTCTTCCTTTGGGCCATGCGCAAGCCAAAGCTTGTTCCTCATGGCGTCCAGAATTTTGCAGAGTACGCACTCGATTTCGTTCGTATTCACATCGCAGAAGATATCCTCGGAAAGAAGGAAGGTCGTCGGTTCCTGCCGATCTTGACCACCATCTTCTTCGCGGCACTCTTGATGAACCTTGCAACGATCATTCCGGGATTAAACATCTCCTCCAACTCACGTATTGCATTCCCAATCGTGATGGCGGTAGCTGGTTACATCGCGTTTATCTACGCAGGTTCAAAGCGTTATGGCTTCTTCAAGTACGTGAAGTCTTCTGTTGTGATTCCAAACATTCCACCAGCTCTACACATTCTGGTGGTTCCAATTGAGTTCTTCTCTACCTTCATCCTGAGGCCAGTCACCCTGGCACTGCGTTTGATGGCCAACTTCCTAGCTGGTCACATCATCTTGGTTCTGCTTTTCTCCGCAACGAACTTCTTCTTCTTCCAGTTCAACGGATGGACAGCAATGTCCGGCGTAACCATCCTGATGGCAGTTCTCTTCACGGTGTACGAGCTCATTGTTATCTTCCTGCAGGCATACATCTTCGCTCTGCTGGTAGCTGTCTACATTGAACTTTCACTCCACGCGGATTCTCACTAG
- a CDS encoding F0F1 ATP synthase subunit delta, with the protein MHAASREALAKVSSDLDTALAADNTMAVAAQAGSELFDVVDVLDGDRALRVAVADSSKDAHSRVGLIEAVFGGKVSPTVLEVLKDAAEQNWSTPREFRAGLVQLGRRALLRSAEKQGQLGQVEDELFRLSRILDRESKLTQLLSDRTQEIGGRRDLLAKVLYGKVTAVTEALALQAIGRPEHNPIDDIAALAGEVATLQGRSVAHVVSAVELNEGQQQALAEKLGRIYGRAMSIHSEVDTSLLGGMIIRVGDEVIDGSTSGKLERLRASFA; encoded by the coding sequence ATGCACGCAGCAAGCCGCGAGGCACTGGCAAAGGTATCGTCCGATCTGGACACTGCTCTAGCAGCAGATAACACCATGGCAGTTGCCGCCCAGGCTGGATCTGAGCTTTTCGACGTCGTCGACGTTCTCGACGGCGACCGAGCTCTGCGTGTTGCTGTTGCTGACTCTTCCAAGGATGCACACAGCCGAGTCGGCCTCATTGAGGCTGTATTCGGTGGAAAAGTGAGCCCAACTGTTCTCGAAGTCCTCAAGGACGCCGCAGAACAGAACTGGTCCACTCCACGCGAGTTCCGCGCTGGACTAGTCCAACTTGGCCGTCGCGCCCTTCTTCGCTCTGCGGAGAAACAGGGTCAGCTCGGTCAAGTCGAAGACGAACTGTTCCGACTAAGCCGTATCCTGGATCGCGAAAGCAAGCTAACCCAGCTGCTTTCCGATCGCACCCAGGAAATTGGCGGACGACGCGACCTTTTGGCAAAGGTGCTCTACGGCAAGGTAACTGCTGTTACTGAAGCCCTGGCACTCCAAGCAATTGGTCGCCCTGAGCACAACCCAATCGATGACATTGCAGCACTAGCTGGCGAAGTAGCAACGCTACAGGGCCGCTCCGTTGCACATGTTGTTAGTGCCGTTGAACTCAACGAGGGACAGCAACAAGCGCTAGCTGAAAAGCTGGGACGTATTTATGGTCGTGCGATGAGCATCCACTCCGAGGTTGATACCAGCCTCCTCGGTGGAATGATCATCCGCGTCGGAGACGAAGTAATTGACGGCAGCACCTCGGGCAAGCTCGAGCGTCTGCGGGCAAGCTTCGCATAA
- a CDS encoding F0F1 ATP synthase subunit B gives MANSIYNLAHANADALPLESGNSILTPPMYDIVWSLIPFLIILIVFWKLVLPKFQEVLTEREDRIKGGIQRAEAAQAEAKAALEKYNAQLAEARTEAAEIREQARERGKQIEAELKDKANEESNRIIESGNKQLLAQREQVVNELRREMGQNSINLAEHLLGDQLSDNVKRSGTIDRFLADLDTVAPNGK, from the coding sequence ATGGCGAATTCGATTTACAACTTGGCGCACGCTAACGCAGATGCGCTGCCTTTGGAGAGCGGAAACTCAATTCTGACTCCTCCGATGTATGACATCGTCTGGTCCCTCATCCCGTTTTTGATCATCCTGATCGTATTTTGGAAGCTTGTTCTTCCGAAGTTCCAGGAGGTCCTGACCGAGCGTGAGGACCGGATCAAGGGAGGCATTCAGCGCGCCGAAGCTGCACAGGCTGAGGCAAAGGCTGCCCTTGAAAAGTACAACGCACAGCTCGCTGAGGCCCGTACCGAAGCTGCTGAAATCCGTGAGCAGGCGCGCGAGCGCGGCAAGCAGATCGAGGCAGAACTGAAGGACAAGGCCAACGAAGAGAGCAACCGCATCATCGAGTCCGGTAACAAGCAGCTTCTGGCACAGCGCGAGCAGGTCGTTAACGAACTGCGTCGCGAGATGGGCCAGAACTCCATCAACCTTGCCGAGCACCTTCTTGGAGATCAACTCTCCGATAACGTGAAGCGCTCTGGCACGATTGATCGCTTCCTCGCCGACCTCGATACCGTGGCACCGAACGGAAAGTAG
- the atpA gene encoding F0F1 ATP synthase subunit alpha produces MAELTISSDEIRSAIANYTSSYSAEASREEVGVVISAADGIAQVSGLPSVMANELLEFPGGVIGVAQNLEADRVGVVVLGNYELLKEGDQVRRTGDVLSIPVGEAFLGRVINPLGQPIDGLGEIAAEEDRVLELQAPTVLERQPVEEPLATGIKAIDAMTPIGRGQRQLIIGDRKTGKTAVCVDTILNQKANWETGDKSKQVRCIYVAIGQKGSTIAALRKTLEEQGALEYTTIVAAPASDAAGFKWLAPFAGAALAQHWMYQGNHVLVIYDDLTKQAEAYRAISLLLRRPPGREAYPGDVFYLHSRLLERAAKLSDELGAGSITALPIIETKANDVSAFIPTNVISITDGQVFLESDLFNRGIRPAINVGVSVSRVGGAAQTKGMKKVAGSLRLDLAAFRDLEAFATFASDLDAASKSQLERGQRLVQLLIQSENAPQAVEYQIISLWLAGEGAFDNVPVEDVRRFESELHEYLGSNAAQVYEQIAGGAQLSDESKETLLKATEDFKSAFQTTDGTPVINEPEVEALDAGQVKKDKLTVSRKVSKK; encoded by the coding sequence ATGGCGGAGCTGACGATCTCCTCCGATGAGATCCGTAGCGCGATTGCGAACTACACCTCGAGCTACTCCGCGGAGGCCTCCCGTGAGGAGGTCGGCGTGGTTATTTCGGCCGCTGACGGTATCGCCCAGGTTTCGGGCCTCCCGTCAGTAATGGCGAATGAGCTCCTCGAATTCCCGGGCGGCGTCATCGGCGTCGCACAGAACCTCGAAGCTGACCGAGTCGGCGTCGTGGTCCTGGGTAACTACGAGCTACTGAAAGAAGGCGACCAAGTTCGTCGTACTGGAGACGTTTTGTCTATTCCAGTCGGCGAGGCATTCCTTGGCCGCGTTATCAACCCCCTTGGCCAGCCGATTGACGGACTGGGCGAAATCGCAGCTGAAGAGGACCGCGTCCTTGAGCTTCAGGCACCAACCGTGCTTGAGCGTCAGCCAGTCGAAGAGCCTTTGGCAACCGGCATCAAGGCTATCGATGCAATGACCCCAATCGGCCGCGGTCAGCGTCAGCTGATCATTGGTGACCGTAAGACCGGTAAGACCGCAGTCTGCGTTGATACCATCCTTAACCAGAAGGCCAACTGGGAGACCGGCGACAAGAGCAAGCAGGTTCGCTGCATCTATGTCGCAATCGGTCAGAAGGGCTCCACCATTGCAGCCCTGCGTAAGACCCTCGAGGAGCAGGGCGCTCTCGAGTACACCACCATCGTGGCTGCACCCGCTTCCGATGCTGCAGGCTTCAAGTGGCTTGCACCATTCGCTGGCGCTGCTCTCGCCCAGCACTGGATGTACCAGGGCAACCACGTCCTAGTCATCTACGATGATCTGACCAAGCAGGCTGAGGCATACCGTGCCATCTCCCTGCTGCTGCGTCGCCCACCAGGCCGCGAAGCATACCCAGGTGACGTCTTCTACCTGCACTCCCGTCTGCTGGAGCGCGCTGCGAAGCTGTCCGATGAACTAGGCGCAGGTTCTATTACCGCACTGCCAATCATTGAGACCAAGGCTAACGACGTTTCCGCCTTCATTCCTACCAACGTGATTTCCATCACCGACGGTCAGGTATTCCTTGAGTCCGACCTGTTCAACCGTGGCATTCGCCCGGCGATCAACGTCGGTGTATCCGTCTCCCGTGTCGGTGGCGCAGCTCAGACCAAGGGTATGAAGAAGGTTGCCGGTTCCCTCCGTCTGGATCTGGCTGCATTCCGCGACCTGGAAGCATTCGCTACCTTCGCATCTGACCTGGATGCTGCATCCAAGTCCCAGCTTGAGCGTGGCCAGCGCCTCGTTCAGCTGCTGATTCAGTCTGAGAATGCACCTCAGGCTGTTGAGTACCAGATCATCTCTCTCTGGCTTGCAGGCGAAGGCGCATTCGACAACGTTCCTGTTGAAGATGTTCGTCGCTTCGAGTCCGAACTGCACGAGTACTTGGGCTCCAACGCTGCACAGGTCTACGAGCAGATCGCTGGTGGAGCACAGCTTTCCGACGAGTCCAAGGAAACCTTGCTCAAGGCAACCGAAGACTTCAAGAGCGCTTTCCAGACCACCGATGGCACCCCTGTCATCAACGAGCCTGAGGTTGAAGCACTCGATGCAGGCCAGGTCAAGAAAGACAAGCTCACCGTTTCCCGCAAGGTCAGCAAGAAGTAA